One genomic region from uncultured Cohaesibacter sp. encodes:
- the urtC gene encoding urea ABC transporter permease subunit UrtC, giving the protein MISAFLFRGLAGRIAWVAAFIALLGILVPLSNLMLPSDHALYVPDYIVSLFGKYLTYALLAMALDLVWGYCGILSLGHGAFFALGGYAMGMYLMRQIGSRGVYGDPILPDFMVFLNWQELPWYWYGFDQFWFAAIMVLAIPGLLAFVFGWFAFRSRVTGVYLSIITQAMTYALLLAFFRNDMGFGGNNGLTDFKDILGYTLQNPATRAGLFAAAAFALSVALVISSAIVRSKFGKVLLATRDAESRARFLGYRVEHVKLFVFTLSAMMAGIAGALYVPLVGIINPGEFAPANSIEVVIWAAVGGRGTLIGPIIGAITVNLGKSWFTAQFPEYWLFVLGGLFVAVTLFMPKGILGTLSSFSDKVKSLKPAPKPSQTEAGEMRKEGEAS; this is encoded by the coding sequence ATGATTTCAGCGTTTCTGTTTCGTGGCCTTGCGGGGCGCATTGCGTGGGTCGCAGCCTTCATCGCACTGCTAGGCATTCTCGTGCCCCTCAGCAATTTGATGCTGCCATCCGATCATGCTCTTTATGTGCCTGATTATATCGTGTCGCTGTTCGGCAAATATCTCACCTATGCCCTGCTGGCAATGGCACTGGATCTGGTGTGGGGCTATTGCGGTATTCTTTCTCTGGGCCACGGCGCCTTCTTTGCCCTTGGTGGCTATGCCATGGGCATGTATCTGATGCGCCAGATCGGTTCCCGTGGCGTCTATGGCGACCCGATCCTGCCGGACTTCATGGTCTTCCTCAACTGGCAGGAACTGCCATGGTACTGGTATGGCTTTGATCAATTCTGGTTTGCGGCCATCATGGTGCTCGCCATCCCGGGCCTTTTGGCCTTTGTGTTTGGCTGGTTTGCCTTCCGTTCGCGGGTTACCGGCGTTTATCTTTCCATCATCACCCAAGCCATGACCTATGCGCTGTTGCTGGCCTTCTTCCGCAACGATATGGGCTTTGGTGGCAACAATGGCCTTACCGACTTCAAGGATATTCTGGGCTACACATTGCAGAATCCGGCGACACGTGCCGGGCTGTTTGCTGCTGCGGCTTTTGCGCTCTCTGTTGCTTTGGTCATCAGTTCAGCCATCGTGCGCTCGAAATTCGGCAAGGTGCTGCTCGCAACCCGCGATGCGGAAAGCCGCGCCCGCTTTCTTGGCTATCGCGTCGAGCATGTGAAGCTATTTGTATTCACTCTGTCGGCCATGATGGCCGGCATCGCCGGAGCTCTTTATGTGCCGCTCGTTGGCATCATCAATCCGGGTGAATTTGCCCCGGCCAACTCCATCGAAGTGGTCATCTGGGCTGCGGTCGGCGGACGCGGCACCCTGATCGGCCCGATCATTGGCGCCATAACGGTCAATCTGGGCAAAAGCTGGTTCACGGCCCAGTTCCCGGAATATTGGTTGTTTGTGCTGGGGGGGCTGTTTGTTGCGGTGACGCTCTTCATGCCCAAGGGCATTCTTGGCACCCTATCGAGCTTTTCAGACAAGGTGAAATCTCTCAAACCCGCCCCCAAACCTTCTCAGACTGAAGCAGGCGAAATGCGCAAGGAAGGGGAAGCATCATGA
- the urtD gene encoding urea ABC transporter ATP-binding protein UrtD, with translation MIDSNTQVTSTLLYLDDVSVSFDGFKAINGLSLAIEPGEMRAIIGPNGAGKTTMMDIITGKTRPDTGDVLFEGQMDLTQHDETEIALAGIGRKFQKPTVFESQTVRENLELALSGNRGVWASLFYRESEADAARIEEILQTVRLQQRANELASDLSHGQKQWLEIGMLLAQDPKLLLVDEPVAGMTDAETVETAKLLREISKTHSVIVVEHDMGFIRDLDVKVTVLAEGSVLAEGSLDHVSAHPDVIESYLGR, from the coding sequence ATGATAGACTCCAACACTCAGGTCACCTCCACTCTCCTCTATCTGGATGATGTGTCAGTTTCCTTTGATGGCTTCAAGGCGATCAATGGCCTTTCCCTCGCGATCGAACCGGGCGAAATGCGGGCCATTATCGGCCCTAACGGCGCAGGCAAAACCACCATGATGGACATCATCACCGGTAAAACCCGCCCTGATACCGGTGATGTGCTGTTTGAAGGCCAGATGGACCTCACGCAGCATGACGAGACCGAGATCGCGCTGGCGGGCATTGGCCGGAAATTCCAGAAACCGACCGTGTTCGAAAGCCAGACCGTGCGGGAAAATCTCGAACTGGCGCTTAGTGGCAACCGTGGCGTCTGGGCCTCTCTCTTCTATCGGGAAAGTGAAGCGGATGCCGCCCGCATCGAGGAGATCCTGCAAACGGTGCGCCTTCAACAACGCGCCAATGAGTTGGCCTCGGATCTTTCGCACGGACAGAAGCAATGGCTCGAAATCGGCATGCTGCTGGCGCAGGACCCCAAGCTCCTTCTGGTCGATGAGCCGGTCGCAGGCATGACGGATGCCGAAACGGTGGAAACAGCCAAACTGTTGCGCGAGATTTCCAAAACCCATTCGGTGATTGTGGTCGAGCATGACATGGGCTTCATCCGCGATCTTGATGTCAAGGTCACGGTTCTGGCTGAGGGGTCGGTTCTGGCCGAAGGGTCGCTGGATCATGTCAGCGCCCATCCGGACGTTATTGAAAGCTATCTGGGGCGATAA